GAAGATGAAAATTTGTAAGTAAATAATCAACTTTTATAGGTTTATTCATAGGATTTAAAAATAGATCACACTCACCTTGAATCTTATTTGTTCTTGCATAATACTCAATAGTTCTAGTAACCGTAGTACCAACTGCTAATACTTTTTTAGCATTATCTAAATTTTTTTTTGCATCAATTCCTATTTCAAAATATTCACTATGCATTGGATGAGATAAAATATCTTCAACATCTACAGGTTTAAATGTACCTGCACCCACATGAAGTGTAAGATAATTTAAACCATATTTCTTCTCAATTTCTTCTAATAACTCTTTTGTAAAATGTAACGATGCAGTCGGAGCAGCAACTGCTCCATAATTCTTTGCAAAAAGTGTTTGATAATTTACTTCATCCTCTTTTTTATCATCTCTTTGCATATATGGAGGAAGTGGAATATGTCCAATTTTATTTAAAATCTCAACCAAAGATAAAAAATCAACTCTTTTATTACTATTTTCATCTTTAAAAAATGATACAACTCTTGTACCATCTTCATTTAATTCTAAAACCTCTGCTATTAGATTTTCATCAAAAAATATTTTAGTACCAATTTTTACTTTTCCTTTTATCATAACTAAATATCTATCCATAAAAAGAGGTTTATTTAAAAGAAGTTCTAACTTAGCACCTGTAGATTTTTGTCCAAATATTCTAGCTTTTATAACTTTTGTATCATTTAAAAATATTGTTAAATCTTGCGGTAAAAACTCTAAAATATTCTCGAAAGTAGAGTGAAAAATCTCATTTTTCTCTCTATTATAAACTAGCATTTTTGCACTACTAGGAGGATTTACGGGAAAAGTAGCAATTTGACTTGCAGGAAGATTAAAATCGTAACTTGAAGTTTTTAAAACATCTATCAAACTACTCTTCTTCCTCTTCTTCTTTTTGCGCTGGATTAAATACTTTTGCTATATAAATAGATACTCCATAAAGAATCAACAAAGGAGCCGCCATTAAAACTTGGCTAATAACATCTGGTGGAGTTAAAACTGCAGCAACAATAAAGATTAAAACAACAGCATATCTAAAAAAATCTTTAAGCATTTGATCATTTACAAGACCAATTTTTGCAAGGAAAAATGTAATAACAGGTAATTCAAATGCAATACCAAAACCAATCAAAAGTTTTGTAAAAAATCCAACATATTTTCCAATACTAGGTAAAACACTAACAACACTATTACCAAATGCAATTAAAAAATCAAATCCTACAGGAACAACTATATAATAAGCAAAAGATGCTCCTAGTAAAAACATTAAAGTTGCAAAAAATACAAAAGGAACAACAAGTTTTTTCTCATGGTCGTACAAACCAGGAGCTAAAAACAACCATAATTGCCAAAAAATTACAGGTAAAGAGATAATAAATCCTCCAAAAAATGCAACTTTCATAGCTGTAAAAAATGTCTCTTGAATTTCAACTGCTATCATTGAAGTCCCAGCTGGAAGAGCGTGTTTAACAGGAGCCATCATCCACTCTAAAATAGGTTCATAAAAAGAGAAACAAGCAAAAAACATAATAACTACAGTAATACTAGAAATAACCAATCTCTTTCTAAGATCTGCTATATGGGGTTTTAAATCATCAAACATTATTTAACTTCCTCACTATTTTTTAAAGAGAACTTTTCATCTTTACTTTTTTGAGCTTTATCTTCATTTACTTTTGCAAATTTTTCTTTAATTTTTTCAACCTCATTATCATTTTTTGAAGCTTCTAAATCATCTTTTAAAATATCATCTAGACCTAAATCAAACTTATTTTCAATACTTAAAGATGATTTTGTATCTTCAATTTGAGCTTTAAATTTATTTGCCTCTTCTTTTAATTCTGCTATATTTAGCTCATTATCCAAAGTTGTTTTTGCATCGCTTATCCCTTTTTTAATACTGTTAAACATTTTTGCTATTTTTACCATAGCATCTGGCAGTTTTTCAGGACCTAATGCGATAACTGCAACTATTGCGATTAGAAGAATTTCAGTTATTCCCATTCCAAACATTTTTTGCTCCATTTTTTTATAAGGTTGTGATTTTATCAAAATAGAACAAAGATAGTGATTAATCAAAAAATCTAAACTACTAAAAAAGTTCTAATTTATCTAAATTTAACCCATAGGATATAAAATATCTTTTTGAATTATCTCAATTTTTTTCAACAATTCACTTGATATCTTAAAATCAAAAGCTTTCAAAGAGTCATCAAGTTGCTCTATTTTTCTTGCCCCTACAATTGTAGAAGCTACAAAATCAAAATGCTTTGAATAAGAAATTGCTAAAGTAACAGGACTTACTTCATACTCTTTTGCAAGTTCTAAATATTTTTTAGTAGCCTCTAGAGTTCTTTCATTTACAAATCTATATGCCATAGCTTGAACTCTTTTATTACTCTCTTTTAAATATGTTTCAAATCTTGAACCTTCTGGATAAAATCCACCACAATATTTTCCACTTAAAACTCCACCCGCCATTGGTGAATATGGTAATAAAGATATGTTTTCAAGCCTACAAACATTTGCTAACTCATCATGAAATCTTGGATTTAAAAGTGAAAAATTATTTTGAATAGACTCAAATCTAGTATATCCTTTATATTTACTTATTTCATTTGCTTTTGTAAGCCCATAAGCACTATCATTTGAAGTTCCTATATATCTTACTTTTCCCTCTTTTACGAGTGCATCAAAAGCTTTTAGACTCTCCTCTATCGGAACAATAGTATCTGGCCAATGCATTTGATAAAGATCTATATAATCTGTTTGAAGTCTTCTTAAACTATCTTCAATAGCTTTTTTTATATGAAAACTATCAATTGCTGTCAAACCATGTCTTACAGGTGGAACAAACCAACCTGAAGCAGCTCCTGCAATTTTTGTTGCTAGTATTACACTATCTCTTGGCTTTGTTTTAAGCCACTCTCCTACTATTTTTTCAGTATTTCCAATAGTCTCTTTTTTAGGACTAACAGGATATAGTTCTGCCGTATCAAAAAAATTTATTCCTCTATCATAAGCCTTATCCAATATCTTAAACGCTTCATCTTTTGATGTACTACTTCCAAAAGTCATAGTTCCCATACAAATAGAACTTACTCTAAGACCTGTTTTTCCAATATATCTATATTCCATTTTTAGCCTTTTATATCGAATTTTATAGATTATACAAATCTCTTTCTTAAAAATATAAATAAAAAAAGAAATTTATTTTAATACTATTTGAGTAGAATTTAAAAAATATTTTTAGGATTTAATTTTGATAAAAAAGAAAATAGTAGATTTAAAAGATAAAAATCTTGAATTTATACAAAAAGATGAAACAATAAAACTACTTAGTTTTAATACTTTAAAAATGAGTTTAGAAATAGCTATTTTTAAAAATGATAAGCTTATAAAAAATAGCTCTATGGTTTTTGCCCATCTTCCAAAAAGCTTAAAAGCAAAACTAAACCCTAAATAAAAGGAGATAAGTTTTACTTTTTATAAATTAATTTTGATTATATTTTAATTTTAATTGTTCATAAAGTTCATCAAAACTTACATCTTCTATTGTTTTGAGTAATTCAACCATCACAACATTATCTTCGCTTCCATTCCAAACTTTTTTATACGTTCCCTCTTTGTAGCCATTATCTTGTCTAAATTGATTTAAACAATTTTTACCAATATATAATTTTTGAAGCCAAGAAAAAGATAATCCAGCACTTTTACAAGCTCTAAAAAACTGCTCAATGAATCTCTCTATTCCACTAAAAGATGGCATATTTTTTGTCTCAATAGCAAGTGCTATATATGAAAGTTTTTCAGACTCTTTTATTATTAAATTTACATCAATATTTTGTGCTGCTTCATAAATACAGTGTGTATTTACTAAAGATACAGCTTTTGGAACATTTGTTTCTTGTAAAATATAACTCATTAAAAAGTGCCAAATATCTACAAGCTCAACATGAATATTATTCATATCAGGAGCTGAATTGATATTTTTCCAGTGCTTCCAAGGAGTTGAATCAATTAGTTCAGCCACTTCCATATGAATACATCTAAGCCAATTTATCTCTTTATTAAATTTGTTTAGACCCAACTCCCAATTTTTACCATTTGTACTATCATTTAATTGTTTTTGCAATAAAAACATCTCTTCAAGTTTTGAAGGGAAAGATGAAGCCTCTTCAAGTAAAGAAGCAAGAGGTAAACACTCCTCAACAATACTTTGTAAACTTAAACTTGATGGTAAAACCTCTTTATCACCTTTTAAAATATGTAAAAGTAATGATACAAAATATGGAATTTCATCTTTTGCTTCCCAAGTTAATACATCATTTGAGTCTAACTTTGCATATTTTACAAACTCATCAACTGAAGTAAATCCAACAACTTTTACAGCCTCTTTAAAATCTTTATATAACAAATCAACTCCTATTTTCAAATTTTTTTTCAACAAAAAGCTTACAATTTTCTCCACTACTATTTTTTACAACAATACTAGGAATTGCCTTTGACTTAAATCCATAAGCCTTACAACCATGAGGTTTTCCTGCTTCCCAAGTTACAAAATAGTTTGTACATTTTTGACAGATTATTTTTTTCTCCATCTTATATTCCTACTTGACTTTGAATAGCTTTCGATAAAGACATTAAATCTACATTTTCTAAACTAACTCCAGTAGGAACACCTTGAGCTATTTTTGTAAAACTTATATCGAAATCTTTTAATTTATCTTCAATATATAGTATAAAAGCATCATTTGCAATAGATGGAGTAATAGCAAATAAAATATTTTTTACCCCACTATTTTTTATATACTCTTGAAGCTTAATTATCAAATCAATTTCAAGCTCATCAATTACAAAATATCTTCCATCAAACTCTTTTGAATCTTCAATAATAAAAATATCTTTTGCACTTTGTACAATACACAATTTACTACTATCACGACTCTCATCTAAGCAATATTCGCAAATCTCATTCTCACTCATACTTTGACATCTTTTACATTTTTTAATACTTTTTAATGCATTTTCTATACTATGAGATAGTTTTATTCCACAATAGTTGTCATTCATTACAATGTGATAAGCAAGTCTTAAAGCCGATTTTTTTCCAATAGTTGGTAAAGATTCAAAAGCTTCTACTAGTTCATAAAATTTTTCTAACTCTCTATTCATTTTGGGATTATATTCTAATATTTATATTAAATTTATTAAAAGGTTTTTTGGATAAACTATATACTTTTAAATTTAAAAGGTTTTTTTATAATGGCACTAATCGACTTACAAAACATTTCCAAACAATACGATATTAAAGTTATTTTAAAAGATGCAAACTTCACTCTTCAAGCTGGGCAAAGAGTTGCAGTTATTGGTCAAAATGGACAAGGAAAATCAACACTTTTCAAAATAATTATGAAAGCAGTTGAACCTGATAGTGGTGAAATAGCGATAGATAGAAGTATCAAAATAGAGATGCTAGACCAACAACCAAAATTTAAAGCAAATTTGAGTGTAAGAGATGCTATTGAAAATCAGCTAGTTGAGTTAAAAAATGCAAAACTAGAGTATGAAAAAATTACAAATGAGTTAATGACAAATTATGAAGATGAAAATTTACTAAGAAGACAGAGTGATTTAGCATCTTTTATAGATTTTCATAATGCTTGGGATTTAGACAATATGATTGAGAGAGTTTTAATTGAATTCCAATTAAAACAGTATGAACACAAAGATGTAAATTTACTAAGCGGTGGAGAGCAACGTCGTGTGAGTTTAGCTGGTTTGATTTTAAAAAAACCAGATGTTCTACTTCTTGATGAGCCTACAAACCACCTTGATGTTTACATGGTTGAGTTTTTAGAAGAGTTACTTTTAAAAAATAACTTTACCCTACTTTTTATCTCTCACGATAGATATTTTATTGATAATATTGCTACAAATGTTGTTGAAGTTGATGGTGGAGAATTAAGAAGATTCAACGGAGGTTATTCTTCATACTTAGAACAAAAAGCGCAAATTTTATCAAATTTACAAAAAGAGCATGAAAATCTTTTAAGACTTGTAAAACAAGAAGCTCACTGGATGCAACACGGTGTTACGGCAAGAAGAAAAAGAAATGAAAGAAGAAAAGCTGAATATTTTGATTTAAAACAAAAAGCAAAATCAAATCCAGCATATATCAAAAAAATGAGTATAGAGCTTCAAAGAGAGCAAAAATCTTTTAATAGTGAAGAGAAACAACAAAATAAGAAAAAAATGCTTTATGAGCTTGATAATATTTATAAATCTTTAGGTGAAAAGGATTTAATAAAAGATTTCACTGCTAGAATCTTACAAAAAGATACAATTGCAATTGTTGGTCCAAATGGAAGCGGAAAATCAACACTGCTTAAAATTTTTATGGAAAAAATGAAAATTGATAAAGGAAGTTTTAAAAAAGGTGATTTTCAAATAGGTTATTTTGATCAACAAAGAGATATGCTTGATGATGATAAAACTATTATGGAGATTTTCTGTCCAAATGGTGGAGATAGAGTTGTTTTAGATGATGGAAGGAATATGCATGTTTTTGGATATTTAAAAAATTTCCTATTTCCAAAAGAGTATTTAGATAAAAAAGTTGGTGTTTTAAGTGGTGGGGAGAAAAATAGAGTTGCACTTGCCCTACTTTTTACAAAAAGAGTTGATTGTATGATTTTAGATGAACCTACAAATGATTTAGATATTCCTACAATTAATATTTTAGAAGAGTACTTACAAAACTTTCAAGGTGCTTTAATATTTGTATCACATGATAGATATTTTGTAGATAAAATTGCTAAAAAACTTTTTGTATTTACTGGAAATGGTCATATTATGGAGAGTTTCCAACCATATAGTGAATATTTACAAATTGAAAAAGAGTTAAAAGAGCTGGATAATTTAGAAGTTGAATTAGAAAAAGAGAAAACATCTGTAAAAGTTGTAAATGAACCTAAAAAACAGACAAAATTATCATATAAAGATCAAAGAGAATATGATAGTTTACCAAATGAGCTTGAAGAGCTTGAAGCTAAAATAGAAGAGTTAAACAGCTGTTTAGCAGATCCAAAATGTTATGAAAAAATTGGAATTGTAGCACTTTCAAAAGATTTAGAAGAGAAAAAAGCTATTTATGAAGAGAAAGTTGAGAGATTTTTAACTCTTGAAGAACTAGTTGAGAGTTTTAATTCTTAAAAAAGTATAATCGAGTTTCAAAAAATTTATATTTAAAAAGAGGAGTTTAAAAATGAGCTTAAAAGAGAAATTAAACGAAGATTTAAAACAAGCAATGAGAGATAAAGAGGTTGTAAAAAGAGACTCTATACGAGCCATAAATACAATGATTAAACAAGTTGAAGTAGATGAAAGAAGAG
Above is a genomic segment from Aliarcobacter cryaerophilus containing:
- the queA gene encoding tRNA preQ1(34) S-adenosylmethionine ribosyltransferase-isomerase QueA, with product MIDVLKTSSYDFNLPASQIATFPVNPPSSAKMLVYNREKNEIFHSTFENILEFLPQDLTIFLNDTKVIKARIFGQKSTGAKLELLLNKPLFMDRYLVMIKGKVKIGTKIFFDENLIAEVLELNEDGTRVVSFFKDENSNKRVDFLSLVEILNKIGHIPLPPYMQRDDKKEDEVNYQTLFAKNYGAVAAPTASLHFTKELLEEIEKKYGLNYLTLHVGAGTFKPVDVEDILSHPMHSEYFEIGIDAKKNLDNAKKVLAVGTTVTRTIEYYARTNKIQGECDLFLNPMNKPIKVDYLLTNFHLPKSTLIMLVASFIGLEKTLELYNIAIKENYRFYSYGDGMLII
- the tatC gene encoding twin-arginine translocase subunit TatC — translated: MFDDLKPHIADLRKRLVISSITVVIMFFACFSFYEPILEWMMAPVKHALPAGTSMIAVEIQETFFTAMKVAFFGGFIISLPVIFWQLWLFLAPGLYDHEKKLVVPFVFFATLMFLLGASFAYYIVVPVGFDFLIAFGNSVVSVLPSIGKYVGFFTKLLIGFGIAFELPVITFFLAKIGLVNDQMLKDFFRYAVVLIFIVAAVLTPPDVISQVLMAAPLLILYGVSIYIAKVFNPAQKEEEEEE
- the tatB gene encoding Sec-independent protein translocase protein TatB; translation: MIKSQPYKKMEQKMFGMGITEILLIAIVAVIALGPEKLPDAMVKIAKMFNSIKKGISDAKTTLDNELNIAELKEEANKFKAQIEDTKSSLSIENKFDLGLDDILKDDLEASKNDNEVEKIKEKFAKVNEDKAQKSKDEKFSLKNSEEVK
- a CDS encoding aldo/keto reductase yields the protein MEYRYIGKTGLRVSSICMGTMTFGSSTSKDEAFKILDKAYDRGINFFDTAELYPVSPKKETIGNTEKIVGEWLKTKPRDSVILATKIAGAASGWFVPPVRHGLTAIDSFHIKKAIEDSLRRLQTDYIDLYQMHWPDTIVPIEESLKAFDALVKEGKVRYIGTSNDSAYGLTKANEISKYKGYTRFESIQNNFSLLNPRFHDELANVCRLENISLLPYSPMAGGVLSGKYCGGFYPEGSRFETYLKESNKRVQAMAYRFVNERTLEATKKYLELAKEYEVSPVTLAISYSKHFDFVASTIVGARKIEQLDDSLKAFDFKISSELLKKIEIIQKDILYPMG
- a CDS encoding malate dehydrogenase, which produces MIKKKIVDLKDKNLEFIQKDETIKLLSFNTLKMSLEIAIFKNDKLIKNSSMVFAHLPKSLKAKLNPK
- a CDS encoding dUTP diphosphatase — translated: MLYKDFKEAVKVVGFTSVDEFVKYAKLDSNDVLTWEAKDEIPYFVSLLLHILKGDKEVLPSSLSLQSIVEECLPLASLLEEASSFPSKLEEMFLLQKQLNDSTNGKNWELGLNKFNKEINWLRCIHMEVAELIDSTPWKHWKNINSAPDMNNIHVELVDIWHFLMSYILQETNVPKAVSLVNTHCIYEAAQNIDVNLIIKESEKLSYIALAIETKNMPSFSGIERFIEQFFRACKSAGLSFSWLQKLYIGKNCLNQFRQDNGYKEGTYKKVWNGSEDNVVMVELLKTIEDVSFDELYEQLKLKYNQN
- a CDS encoding uracil-DNA glycosylase, which gives rise to MEKKIICQKCTNYFVTWEAGKPHGCKAYGFKSKAIPSIVVKNSSGENCKLFVEKKFENRS
- the recR gene encoding recombination mediator RecR is translated as MNRELEKFYELVEAFESLPTIGKKSALRLAYHIVMNDNYCGIKLSHSIENALKSIKKCKRCQSMSENEICEYCLDESRDSSKLCIVQSAKDIFIIEDSKEFDGRYFVIDELEIDLIIKLQEYIKNSGVKNILFAITPSIANDAFILYIEDKLKDFDISFTKIAQGVPTGVSLENVDLMSLSKAIQSQVGI
- the abc-f gene encoding ribosomal protection-like ABC-F family protein gives rise to the protein MALIDLQNISKQYDIKVILKDANFTLQAGQRVAVIGQNGQGKSTLFKIIMKAVEPDSGEIAIDRSIKIEMLDQQPKFKANLSVRDAIENQLVELKNAKLEYEKITNELMTNYEDENLLRRQSDLASFIDFHNAWDLDNMIERVLIEFQLKQYEHKDVNLLSGGEQRRVSLAGLILKKPDVLLLDEPTNHLDVYMVEFLEELLLKNNFTLLFISHDRYFIDNIATNVVEVDGGELRRFNGGYSSYLEQKAQILSNLQKEHENLLRLVKQEAHWMQHGVTARRKRNERRKAEYFDLKQKAKSNPAYIKKMSIELQREQKSFNSEEKQQNKKKMLYELDNIYKSLGEKDLIKDFTARILQKDTIAIVGPNGSGKSTLLKIFMEKMKIDKGSFKKGDFQIGYFDQQRDMLDDDKTIMEIFCPNGGDRVVLDDGRNMHVFGYLKNFLFPKEYLDKKVGVLSGGEKNRVALALLFTKRVDCMILDEPTNDLDIPTINILEEYLQNFQGALIFVSHDRYFVDKIAKKLFVFTGNGHIMESFQPYSEYLQIEKELKELDNLEVELEKEKTSVKVVNEPKKQTKLSYKDQREYDSLPNELEELEAKIEELNSCLADPKCYEKIGIVALSKDLEEKKAIYEEKVERFLTLEELVESFNS